A single genomic interval of Lucilia cuprina isolate Lc7/37 chromosome 2, ASM2204524v1, whole genome shotgun sequence harbors:
- the LOC111680633 gene encoding pollen-specific leucine-rich repeat extensin-like protein 4 produces MKPFCVVLVVLCAASMASARPEPPRDSYAAPPSSSYSGPPSSSYSAPSSSYAPSVPSGSYGAPQPVYGPPQQPPVIHKHVYVHVPPPEPEYQAPRKPIVVPPPQKHYKIVFIKAPSPPAPTAPVIPQLPQTEEKTLVYVLVKKPEEQPDIVIPTPAPTQPSKPEVYFIRYKTQKEESGPYPNSIAPAPSGDYGAPAGPSAPSAPSSSYGVPH; encoded by the exons atgaagCCTTTTTGTGTG GTTTTAGTGGTTTTGTGCGCTGCTAGCATGGCTTCAGCTCGTCCTGAACCCCCACGTGATAGTTATGCAGCTCCACCATCCAGCAGTTACTCAGGCCCACCATCTAGCAGTTATTCAGCACCTTCCAGTAGTTATGCACCCAGTGTGCCCAGTGGTAGTTATGGTGCTCCACAACCCGTCTATGGTCCACCACAACAACCACCAGTGATACATAAGCATGTCTATGTTCATGTACCACCACCAGAGCCCGAGTATCAAGCACCCAG aAAACCCATTGTTGTGCCTCCACCACAAAAACACTACAAAATTGTGTTCATTAAGGCTCCATCACCACCAGCACCCACTGCACCCGTTATACCACAATTGCCCCAAACCGAAGAGAAAACTTTGGTCTATGTGTTGGTCAAGAAACCCGAAGAGCAACCCGATATTGTTATACCCACTCCAGCTCCCACACAGCCCAGCAAACCCGAAGTTTACTTCATTCGCTACAAGACCCAAAAGGAAGAGTCCGGTCCCTATCCCAACAGTATTGCACCTGCTCCTTCTGGCGATTATGGTGCTCCAGCTGGTCCCTCTGCTCCTTCGGCGCCCAGCTCTTCATATGGTGTACcccattaa